Below is a genomic region from Hypomesus transpacificus isolate Combined female chromosome 1, fHypTra1, whole genome shotgun sequence.
GAAACATTTAAATCTATTCAGGTTTTACTTACATTTGGACTATTTGCCAGTCCAGTATAACATAATATGTGTAGTCTACATCCTTCACGGTCATACTGTGACCAACTATGCACGTCTAACATTTCAACTCTCAAGCGCTAGGAAGATACCCTTTTCAAAAGGGACATGGATAGGAACTAATCAGCCTTGAGTCAATTGGCTGATGGCCTATGCgttaacaagttcagatggtgACTTGAAATCAAATAGGCATTATCAGTCACCGGTCAGAAGTTACTTCATTACAAAAATTAGGTACGGAAATTATTATATAATTGGCATTTTTGCTGTCGAGTTCTGCATCCTGTCTTGATGGTTTTCTTTGCAAGTGATTAAATTGATGTAATGCAATCATCAAAAATATCTGATCAAACCAGTAGcctaatgtatatatatacaatacGTCAGCACACAAACTGTCATGCAAAACCTCGGTGTAGAGACCACATCGATTAAATCTCGCTGATGTTTCTCTAGCAATCCTATCAACCctttgtctccatggcaatggACAGCCAGTTTACATCCCGAAACAAAGCGCGGGTTGTTGAGACGTGCTGTGACATCGTGTCTGGCCATTAACGCAAAAGATAGCAAGACACATCGTGGACACGCGTCATACCCATGCGTACAATACTGTAATTGTATCAAAACGTGCTTTTGAGAGTCGAGCAAATGTGGGCAAGGTGCAAGCATGAAACACGGAGGGATATTTCAACAGGATGCCAGTGACATTGTTGTTCCACTGTCATCATGTTAAAGCGACAGTGCGACCATTCTCTAATTCCATTGAGGATATTTGCTTTAGAATAGTCTAATAAATTCACTGTTATCTGGACACATAGTGTCTTATGCGATAGCCTACACTACTGTCTGACCAAGACAGATTGTCAAAACAGAAAATATAACAATTATAGGCAGCATGCACATCATAACCTTTGCCCACCATGCTGTTTGACTCTCAACGAGACCAGCAACCCTGTTCTGGGAGAATGACGCGCCATGCAGTGGGCAAGCTACTATTGTTTCCAGAAATCTCAAAGCGTGAGCAAAGGCTGTGCTGGAGATGAATGGACGCACGGTCGCTTTACACCAGCTATTTAGGAATAGAATATGTGCGTTAGGGACTTTGTTCTTACCCTTGGAAGCATCCTTTTCTTCTTTAGGCTTCGCCACTTTTCCGCTCATAGATCCCAGTTTGGATGTGTAATTCCCGATTTAGACAAGAATCGAAATCCCTGTAGTATCTTACAGCCCGTTTCTTCAATGAAATCTTGAACAAATGTAGCAGATGCTGAGATAAGGgttctgtaaaaaataaagaaaaatgcaAATAGTCTTGTAATTAATATGATTAAAAGGTTAAACAAGTTgtgcaaaaaaagaaagaaggagaacacTGGAAGCAATAATGTCGAACTTGTATTCGATTGCAAAAGCTATCAATGGATGTATCCAGTTATTGATACATTCTACTCACACACGCAACACGACCGCTGAGTTCACAAACGCGCAAATGGGTTTCAAGTCtggaaaaacacaaataaatgtttCCCGAGCATGTATCCGTCAATATTTTATATCTGTCTTTAAATGGCCTTACCTTATCTCCTCCACGTTTTCTGCTACATCAATGCACATTGATAAAGAAATGCCCTTTCACCATGAATTCCGCTATGTTGCATACAAATACACGACCCTCTCAGCTGTGACAAAGGAATGAAGCAAAAAGCAAAGAAAATTAGCGCAGGGCTTCCAGCGGGTGTCAGTCGACGTCAGAGAAATGGAAAGGGGATCAAATTAAGATCACCTCAAAGAAACTAAACTCTGCGCACACGGGATATATCCCCAAATGCCATCCACGAGCCTACAACCTACGCGACCAGGTTTTATTGTGAAGCTTTATCTATTCCTTTCTAGCATCAGATGTAGGCTTACGCGAAATAAAGGCGAATCAACAGGATCTACAAAGTGAAAACGGTCCTGGAGAATATATGACAAATGTAGGTATGCAAACAAACTGGATTTATCTCAAAGTTAATAACAGCAATGCATTTACGACACGTATTTCATTATGTTGCCGACATGTCCGCTTTCATCCACCATTGTAAAACGTAGCATACATGTTGGACTGGGAGCGCTATGACAGATGAATCAAAGAATCATGGACAGCGCCGTGGAGCAGATTGCGCAGTAATAGCTAGAAAAATGACTTAAATCAATCAATTtcgtattttttcttcttcttttgctGGGTTACATTGTGTTACTTTGAGTAGCTTGTCTGTTTCTCTTCATACATGTATGTAAGGTGTAACAAACATCTTCTGCCAGTAGCAGCAAAGTTAATGGTGATGAAAAAGCAAACATTGGAATTAATCAGCATAGACCAATGTGCTTTACAAATGTATCACCATATGGTGTGGGAAGTGTACACGTCAGCACACACCTAGGCTACTTCACGACAATTCAGCTCAGTGACAGACGAAACACTTTATAGTCATAAAACAAAAGTAGGCTGGCTTTTACGCATCCTTTTAGCTATATTTCCAACACATATTTGGCAGATGTCGTTCGTAATTTTGAAGAAGTTAAGCAACTAGATAAGGTAAAATGAAAAAGCAAATAAGCAGTCATGCACGTTTAGGAATTGGGCTGGACAAAATCGAATCCATCCTGGAAGCGCGCTCACCTGGGTGCAAGACTGAAGGCAAAAGACAGCTGATTCGAAACGTGTAGTATCCTACATTTGCACTGCAGCCAACAAATTAATTAATCCAAAGTTTCAAATGTTCATTGTATGCAATTATTCAAAAGTGATATGTTCGTGCACGGTTCCATGGGGAAAGGTAGGCTATGTTAAGTCTGTCTCTGGTGTTGTTTCAATCCCCCAAAGTCTTGAATGACAGATGCGCAGTGGAAGGCATACTGTGCCACTTTCAATGGGTCGATACAAGTTGATCTAACACCGTAAAGGACACTACAAGCATGATTCGAAGAGGACGTGTAGTTTAATGCGCCACATTCAAAATCAACAGTTTACTTCTTAGTGCCTTGAATATTTAAACAGCCTTTAACAGTTGTCATAAGCAACACATTAACTAAGTATAGATAATAACAGTACACCAGGCAAGCTAATATATTTAGTTGTCTATAAACCCACAATGTATTATCTCTACAGTGCATTTAATTGATCTGTAAACGGACATCAAGGTCTGATCTTTAGCCATACTATCGTCCAGTTGGACAATTCACATCGCTATCCCTACCGAATCCATGCTGTACCTCATCAGAATGGACACCAATGTTTTAGTTGGAAGACGTTGTAGTAAAGAAATATTAGATTTATGTCTTGTCAATGTGCTAAATGTGTTATAAAATAACATCAATCTTACCATGTGTTGATAGTGAATGATGGCCTTGGCGAGGGAAGACGAGAAAATGAAAATAGAAACGGTAAAGGTCAGTGTCTATCCCTCATTTAACACATGCGAAATGTGCATAACTTCATGACGGCAGGATCAATTTAGAAGGTAATTAACACCGCTGTAGGGGCAAAATCACAAATAGTTTGGTAAGCTATACTGTTTAATATAtcttctcctgtcttcctctgaaTTTGTGTCACGAAATTAAGCAACTCCAACAGTCCTATATCACCCCTGCCAGCGTTGTGTCTCATCACCTGGCTCTTGCAGGTCTGTTCTTCCGAGACTGGGGGAAAAAACCCGTAGTGGTAGAGTGTTACAAGATCTATTTGGTTACTATTTTAGGAGAAACAGGACTCCTGTCAAAACTTTGGTTGCATGTTCACGTCGTATACCCGTGGGACAGTTCAGGAAACACTGCCAGTACTGATTCCTCAACCAATGTCGTCAGCCGTCCCCTTTAGGAGACCTCCTTAATTGACATTAACAGATTCGTTCAGTTCTTCATAATCTGTGTAATGACTAAAGGGACGAATTACAATCTGGTGAagacaaaatacatttaaatataaatCCATCAAAAGGCAAACCATCAAATCAGATAGGCTACATGTGTTAAATGAAACTTACAGTAGacaaaaaatacacatttcactTCTAAATCTATCTGAACTAAAATAAGTCAGAATTCGATTTTTCATTTGACAATTTGAACATGACTTTTGACCCCTggagggccataaatgctggtGGAACCCCCTGTGATATATGTCCTTCAACATAGTGACATTTCAATTTTAgggcagcttttttttttttacaaaaaattgCCAATTTGGAAAAGGAAGCTGGAAAATGGACAAATGATTGAGATGAGAATAGAGACAGAAATATGGGGTTCTTTGATAAAAGTTAGTTACACTGTATTGCTGTTGCTGTCACCCATTAAAAAAGATTACATCTCTGTGGTAAGAGAAGAGGGAGCTGACCTCAAATTTGTGTTTCTGGAAAATGGATTTATCTGCCTGTGAGCCAAGTTATCAGGACCAGGGCAGGCCTTCAGAGATGTAGATGGAGTCTGGGGATCAATCGAGAGCTGACCACAGTCACTAGCTGAATAGCTGCGGAATAccattgtgtataatacatcGACATGTCATGAGTACAACATCAATCTTTTTTGCAGGTGCAATCTTGCCAGACATTGGAACAACAGGATCTCAAATACAAATTTGCAGGTATCACAATAAGTAATGAACTGCTGAGTGTTGCTTTTGGTGTCAAGCAAAAGAAAAAGCTAGTCGAGGTGAAGCTTGAAGATTGTCTCAGGTTAGTAACTCTGGATCTAAGAAATACCCCAATACAGAGCACACAAGCACTGGACCCCTGGCACaaatctgacctttgacctccacctcaactctgtccctgtctctcattAATTTGTTTATTAACAGTTTATTAAAGTTTGTTAAAAGATAAATAAAGAACCAGTTGGCAGGAATCGTCACATTCTAAGCAAGGATCTTACAATCCCTCCAGTCGGTTGAGAGTGGTTCTGGTGTGaattctccatctctttttcaAGTCCAAACAGAAGTCTTCACACCATTTCCACTCCGAGGACCGTCAGAAATCCGGCAGGCGGGGCCCAAGCATGGAGGGGGCGCCAGGCTGTGCCTGGATGAAGAGCTGACATGTTCAACATCCACAGAGGGACTGACGAGGTGTggaggatggtgatgatgagggtgatgagggtgatgatgatgatgtgaaaTGCAGACAAGCACTCAGTTCATGTTGGCCCATTAAGGGGCCTCAAATAGAGGTGAAAAAAGTGAGCATTAGTTAAAACAAACTTTACAGTAATTATATATGTAATGAACGTTATGTTTCTTATCAACTGTACAATGTGACTCACCTTGAAATTGTCATGGTCAGACATCATGACTTTGAAAGTATGATGACTTCTTGATGACGCACAGTTCTAACATTCCCAAACTGCTGCCTTTACGTCCAGTCAGTGTGCAGAGGTGACATGGTCTGCTGACTcataatgctgtgtgtgtgtgtgtttgtgtaaatgtcACTGGGTGGTGTTCCCACTGTGTGCCCAGCCTGCTTTGCTAGCTGCAAGCCCTCCTGACCTTTCCAGTGAAGACACGCCCCCTCTGCCTgcacccagccccctgccccatCAACTCACTATTACACTCTGTTCTCACTGATGTCATAGCACAGGCCTCTGTCCGGCAGAGACATAGAATGGTCCTCCAATTGAACCACACTCAAATATGACATGATACTTTTCCATTGAGTTGGCCAGGTTGAAACATCAAGGGGAACCAAACCATGTTAATCCTATTCCAAATGTCCGATGCCTGACTCAAGATTGCAAACATAAacagccacacgcacacacacaacacattgtGTATATCTTGTCCGACACAAGGACCTTATGTTTACAGCAGATTTAGCGGGCAGGATGAGCCCAGATAACATGGCATTATTAGATTGGTCAGTCTTTTTGAagggcgcgtgtgtgtttgcgcgcaTGTGTCCTTGGAAGACCGTCCTTGCTGCGAGGATAGACAGATGGTGTACCAGGAAGTGACAATTACCCAAGCAGCTTCAGCCTGACCCAGAACCACATGGCCTCCAATCCTCTGATGATGATCATCACATCCCACCACCACACGCCAGTTCTAGAAATCCTCTCATAGAAGCTCTGTTCTGGATAGGCAGGGTTCTCACCTGTTGTCATGTGATTTCATTATTGGTTCCTAGTCTGAGAACCTTCCCCCAGTCTATGGAGCAGCATGCAGGTCCTACAGGCTCTGCTCAATCAGTGCCCACTTCACCACAATGATTCATTCCAAATCAATTTCCCAGCTAACACAACAAACCTCATCGGCACAAGGAGCAGAGTTACAAATCAACTGGATAGAACCACACGGAGCACGGGCCCTGGGGTTGGGGCGTGGTTTGCAAATCTGGGGATTGCAAAATCACACAGGTGATGTGTGGTGAAGACAGTATTGAAACGACTAGAGATCAGCCTCAAGATGATTTTCTGcgacagggatggagggatgaaaggagaaatggagagagagaaagaaggaagggaagggatggagggaacagTGTTTTATGCTGTGTGTTGCGCCATATGGGGCTTTAGTCACATGCCTTTGTTTGCAGATGTTTGCTTGAGCTGTGTTCTGGAAGATGCTGATAAGGGAATCCCTCTGGTTCCATTGCGGCGGTGGTGATGACAGCAGCATATGCTGGTCTAGGGTGGGTACTGTACAGGCCCCTGAATGGGGACTGTATACTAGCTGGGTGGGATTTCATCCTCCGAAACGATATTCTGGGGTAAGGTAGGCCACACTAACTACTGCAGCTATTGTATTGGTTAAAGACGTTTCTCCATCTCCAGGTCCTGGTAAAAATGGTTGACAACCATTTATTCTCTTTACAAGAGAATATAAATGAAACAAGTGTTTTTCTAACCTGGCTGTCTCCCTCCACCTTCATGTTTGTCTCTGACCTCAGGGTCAATGTAGCTTCTCGTGGGGTGAAGCTACATTAACCCTGAGGTCATGGCCCTGACCCATGTCAATAAGCCGTTCACACCTGCAGGGGCAAAGGTTATAGGTCATGACTTCACTTTGTATTTCGGTTGCATCATATCACACCCTAAATCATTGACTCAACGAAACTCCAGATTGCTTCTTCATGTCCACTCAGTCACTGACTTACTGTTTGGCATCAGGATTGGTGATTTATCGTTGTTTGTTGTGCCAAAATCACAGTGGTTGACAGATTCCCATTTACCCCTGGTGATGAAGACTTGGCCTGGTCATCCCCTGGTTGTAGTTAAGGCTGTCCCAGTAATGCTTTAAAAGGCCTGCAGGCTTATTCTGACCTCTGTTCTTCTCCCAGTCAGACCCATCCAATCAATGTGACCTTAGGCACAATCAAACACAGAGCAGAGGGGTGGATGAATTGGGTTTATCAGGGTATGTCAGTTCTGCACAACATAGATCTTTATCTTTCTTAATCTcttttttaaattgttgtattaTTTAGACTCAAGTGTTGATTGTTAGTTCTGTGTTACATGATGAATCTCTTAGTTGGACTATCCCCaaaactttctctctcctttttcttcttctccttctctgtctctttctattaCTCCACCTCTTTTCTCGTCTATGCCTACTGCAGCTTTCAGCTGAATCATGTTTGACATTCAGTCGGCAAACAGTGAGCTTTGCAGGCAGTGCTGTCCAGGAGCTAGTTAACGGTGACTGAACATCCCTGTGCCCGGAGCTCCTGTCATGCTGCCTGCATCCCAGCTCCCAGCGCCagggacagcagagagggagggggaaggggggcgagCAGGGTGGAATATCTCACTTTACTCAAGTGATGTGCAAGATGGATTTGTTATGAATACATTGTCTGATTGTCAGGTCTGCTTCAAATTCAAACCACAGCTTAAATGGCCTGACTTTTGGCCTGTACCATTCCCACTTTCTCCCAATGAAAACAGAAATTAATTGCTTCTAAATGTCTCATAAGCCGAGGCAAACTGCTGGCTGAACTTCACCTGATTGGGCTCCGCAGAGTCCATCCCAGTGCAATGGATGGCATTGCTATGATGTGAGCCAGAGCTCAATTTTTTCATCACTGGCAAAATATCAAGCAGATTGTTCAAATGTCAGCGTGTTTGGTTTGGTGTAGACGCAggcggagcgagagagagagacgcaggcGGAGCGAGAGAGACGGGGTTGAAACATTAGCCTTTCAGACTCAAGAACGACTGCGCTAATTAACAGTGGTAGACTCTCTCAAATATCACATTAATGTCAATGGCTATATCTAGGGGGTtggaaggcagggaggggggcagcttTGAGGCCTGTGGGGCCTTTTCATGGAGCTCACTTCAGAGGAGATCCCTGTGGATGGTACAAGCCTCCGTGTTGCACTGTAAAGGGGGCCTTTGGCAATAGGAACATCTGCAGTCCTTCACAGTATACACTGTTGTACACACTTTCAACTCCAGGTTTCAGTTGTTCTAGTTCAATATAGTATTGTATAGCAGTGGACAGAGCAATGAAGTCAGTCATGTAGGTTTACATGATACACTGTGGATTCATTTTATAAATGAGCAGTGATGCGATGGTGGGGACAGCAAGGGAGGGGGGTTTGGTTGAATGAAATTATAATCACTACTTCATACCAGACTACACCACTGAAGGACGCCCACTGTCAGTATCTGAGAAGTCTGCATTCTCAAGGCCTTAGACCTGAGGAAGAGTGGACCAAAAAGTTACCTCAAGGTTATTCTCAGACTCCTTGCTATTCTCAGTTAGCAACGTACACctctgtttcccctctctctcttcacttgtTTCCCAAAATATTCACTTTCAACCATGAGTGGACATAATTACAGCATTTCCCACCCGCTCGACTGTAATCCTCGTTTCATCCAGTTTTTGTGAGAGGCGGGCGGCAGTCTTCCAATGGCTGACCTCGCGCTGCCTTCCCACATCTCTGGAGAGCAATTAATGTACCTACCTGAAGAGTGGGAGGACACTCCTCACACGCCCGACACAGCCACGACAATAAACACACAGATTTACTttcacaacctctctctctctctctgtctctctctgtctctctctgtctctctctgtctctctctctctctccttggagTCGAGTCTTAATAAACTCTGACAGCCTCTCATCAGCATCATGGTTCCTCTGGGATGATTACAGTATCGAAGGATGAAGGTGATTGTCATCGTTTCAACGTCCCTCCAGACACGTTGTGCTCGTGAGGAGGTTTCTGGAGGTggacagacccagagagagggacTCAGCAGACAGGAGGTCCAGCACAGCCATCATCCAAATTCTCATGCAGCCATGGTGGGTCATTTACTGTAAATGACATTTTGCCAGTTGCACTACCCAGTCTAATTCCACAACAGAATGCAACTCAAAGACACTAGTTTACTATGGCGTCAAAGCCATAGGTTTTTTAGAGTCCTCCAATCATGAGTCTGAGGAGCCCTTTCTTCAATTTGGTGATGAAGATGTAAGGTGACTGCGAGCCTTTGCAAGCTTACAGAGATGTGAGGCTTCACCCAGACTGACGACTAAGCGAGAGATTAGGCTAAGCTTTACTCCTAAGACTTTTCGCTGAGTTTGGAGTCTGGAGGGTGAGGAGTCAGGAAGCTTGGCTCCGCTGTCGTCAATACAGAGAGGGCCGCACCGTCTGGCTTTCTACTGGGACAGACAGGCCCTATTTGGTTTCCACAGAGGGTGTAAGGGGACTGGCTTCAGTTCCACCCCCAGGTTGGCACCCCTTTCCTGGGTAATACAGTTCGATCAAAGGGGAGTCAGGCGGCTTCCTTCCTCTGTGCCACATGGTTGTTAACATTGCCCCCTAGTGGCCTGATTCACTCATTAATTCAAGTTTGCATCTGTGAGGGTAAAAGTCTTCAACTCCTCTCTATATATAGATCAGATGGATTTCACCATAAGAATGTAAGGGACATCAGCCCCAATTCTATCAAAGCCTTTCATTGAATGATGGGCAGATAAGGCTCCAGTCCTTGGAAAGCATTCTCACTGTTATTATGGGCAGCAGAAAAACTACTGTAGTGGACATGGTGGACAGGAAGAAGATCTGATTGCTCTCCCAGTGCTGGGAGGAGGGTCCATCTGGTCATGTTTTACTAGCGAAGAAATAACCTCACCACAAATTACACCTGCTCCCCAAAGAGAGACCTTCAATAGGCCATGAAAATGCAACAACATGGCCCTGTTTGAAATCTATAAAAGAAGGAGCCCAGAGTCTCCCAGCATTTCTCGATAACTCCCTCCATGAGCTACGGTAGGATCGATAGCACTGAGAAGGTATCAGAGTGTTATTATATGCCTGAGCCTAGCCTGATCCCAGATTGTAGCTCCTAATCAAGTTGAAGCCGGTGGAGATTCCCAGCTCTGGACTCCTGGtagccagggagagagggatggagagagagagagagagagagagggatggagagagagagggatggagagatagagagagagagagagagagagagagagagagagagagagagagagagagagagagagagaatacgtCAACTAGATCAATACGCCCCAGGTTTATACATCattctgctctcctccagccttcctGTCCATCAACCTGAGGCTTGTTTGGTTTGTTGGATGGTGACAGCCAGAGTCAAaggtgagacacacagtgaGTTGTTTGTTACTTTAAAGCAAGGTGCTGTTGATAGAAATAGAGAAATAGAGTTCTGTTGTACTTATATATATACTTATATCTCTTTCAAGTTAGCTAACCCTTTGTTGGTTTCTTAGCCTAGGTCCTAGGATATTAAAATGTTTGAGTTCATGTGATTTACTTCCAATATAAAATGATTGACAGTCTTACAGCAGAGCTTGACTGCATATTGAGGGGTCAGTGTTAATTACATAAGTATGAATTATTTAGCTTGTTAATGACTCAATGAAATATAGATGGCCTCAGTCGATACTCCCCTCTGTCTAAGCAGCTAAGGGACCCCCTCTGGTAGACCACAGAGAGACACTGGGGTTGAATTTCAAACAAGGATCCTGGTGGGCTTGCTGCTTCAGCACTCTCCAATACACCCCTGGAGAACCACCTCAGTCTGCCTATTGACTGATCTGAGTGCACAGTGTCAACTTGACACAGTTTGAGGATTTAGTTTCAAGTACTTgcctgccatctagtggtgaatATTGTGAAGCAAACATCCAAGTTGAATTTTTGAGGGATCTGTTAAGTGGATGAAACATTTTCCGTTATATTTTTAACTGTTGGtggattttttttacatcaatCAGTATTATTATGACTATGAAGTGCTTTATGTGCTAAAGGCaaagacatttttttttaaacagcgAGAAACGTTTGTGATGAAATGTAAACACCCAGCTGCTGCACTTTGGAATGAAAGCTAAGAGCGTGTGGGATTGTGGTTATGTATGTACCTTCTAGAAGCATATGTTTAATCAACAGGGATGGTGGCAGTCCATCTATCTTTGCTGTGGTGCCTACTGGTGCTGGACTGTTTGCTAGGCTATGGTGCTCCAgatccaggcccaggcccaggcccagacccaggcgAGGTGTTCCTGTCAGGCCAGGCAGCCGATACAGTGCTGAGGAGACAGAGACGCTCCAacactggcctgtttgaagaACTTCTGAAAGGCAATCTGGAGAGGGAGTGTCTGGAGGAGCGGTGTGACCTGGAGGAAGCCAGAGAAGTCTTTGAGAACGACGAGAAGACGGtgggtgcgcatgtgtgtgtggataccgTTACCTGCTGAGGTCCTGAAGTTTGAAAACATATCGTTCTAACCGAAGTTTCTATTTTCAGATGGCGTTTTGGGCCGGCTATGCAGGTAGAACTCAGCTTAATGATTGACTGTCATGTTGACATAAACGGAGCTGTGTGATTCACCAGCTTCCTCTAAACGTGCGTGTGTGCTCATGAGAGAGATATCTCGGGAGAGTGgaagtgggtgtatgtgtgtgcgtgcccgtGTGTATGAGTAATAGGGTTCAGACTTGTTGCCAGAGTGTTTAGCTGTGCCAGATGGTTCGGCACTCAGAGGTGTCACGCGCTGTGTGTCGTCAGATGGGGACCAGTGTAGGTCTCAGCCCTGTCAGCACCAGGGATCCTGTAGAGACATGCTGGCCTCCTACGCCTGCTTATGTCAGCCAGGCTTCACCGGCAAGAACTGTGAGATAGGTCAgtgatctccctctctctattgctttctctgtctctgtctctctatttctttctttccagcccccccccccccccccccacacacacacacacacccttctttttctccctctctctctttggggtCTATCAATGATTTATGACAGAAAAATGATACTGGACTCCTCTGGTTTCCACAGTGACGGACAGACAGTGTGAGATGAACAACGGAGGCTGCCGCCACTTCTGCCGGTCTGTGGGCACAGCCGGGGCCCAGTGCCACTGTGCAGATGGGTACAAGCTGGCAGAGGACAGGCAAACCTGTCTACCTGAAGGTACACCACGCATTTACAAACCACCTACCCCACAGGACTATCTAACCAATGCAGCCATTGGAACAGCAGTGGATTAGGGTGGATTAGCATTATTAGcccaatgtgtgtatgtgtgtgtgtgttgccaccTCACCAGTGGAGTTCCCATGTGGCAGAGATGCACGGATGGTGTCTACCAGATCTCTACTAACCAAGGGGAGCTCAGGCCTGGTGAACATCACCACAGTGGCCCAgatccctccagctccctcccccacctcagaCAGCACCACAGCCCggcctcccaccaccaccacagcccggcctcccaccaccaccaccaccacgataAGCCGCTCCCGGAGCAGACTGCCAAACTGGGTGTACGGCCCTGCCgagcccccccccacagagCCTCACCTCACCAAGCCCCGCCCCACCATGACGGCCTACACCAAGCCCCGCCCCACTGACATCCTTCCCACTGAAACACTGTTTGATAAGACTCGCATCGTTGGGGGCTACGCAGCCA
It encodes:
- the f9a gene encoding coagulation factor IXa, which gives rise to MVAVHLSLLWCLLVLDCLLGYGAPDPGPGPGPDPGEVFLSGQAADTVLRRQRRSNTGLFEELLKGNLERECLEERCDLEEAREVFENDEKTMAFWAGYADGDQCRSQPCQHQGSCRDMLASYACLCQPGFTGKNCEIVTDRQCEMNNGGCRHFCRSVGTAGAQCHCADGYKLAEDRQTCLPEVEFPCGRDARMVSTRSLLTKGSSGLVNITTVAQIPPAPSPTSDSTTARPPTTTTARPPTTTTTTISRSRSRLPNWVYGPAEPPPTEPHLTKPRPTMTAYTKPRPTDILPTETLFDKTRIVGGYAASPGDIPWQVALVVRSSGQLFCGGSILSELWVITAAHCLVEAQHGSYFVRVGEHNVNRKEGSEQDREVAQHVPHPLYDSTQSLYNHDIALLRLRTPITFSANVRPVCLGPKDFTENLIKEASPATVSGWGRTRFQGATASMLQWVEVPFTERTECKESSSARITRYMFCAGYRDVAKDACQGDSGGPHTNRFHDTQFLTGIVSWGEECAKEGKYGVYTRVAHYYRWIRHVMQVTRGSLLTSVDQ